One Nicotiana tomentosiformis chromosome 4, ASM39032v3, whole genome shotgun sequence genomic window carries:
- the LOC104088288 gene encoding putative late blight resistance protein homolog R1A-10 has product MADAVVNFLLENLLQLVTNNVKLIAGVEKDFQNLLEEVRRLKAFLDDAAKYHSDSSLWKQLVRDIRITVHRAEDVIDKFLVQAKLHQEKNKVKRSFDVCHVRKVWDLAKDIKTIHQNVKEFRQNNQKAFQPKPMLDLPQRVTREPQDTLLEYKEVVGFDYEAEYVIKRLVEGSKDLEFVPIVGMAGIGKTTLARKVCSHSRISNIFSKKIWVYVGRSYELKGMLSKILKSFTERIEEFRYKDVNELAEVICEFMAKEGGRYLIVLDDVWAKELVVVDLVKRILQENNKGHRIMMTTRDEYVASYASEHPHRLKYLSDEESFQLLEKRAFGNERCPDELVELGKSIATKCSGLPLAVELSAGALRSRPNKNYWERIEKNVGLYLVIENDPTSCWEIVETSYNILPQEMKACFLYCFAFLQGYSIPAQKLIRLWIAEGLIKSSPTCTFEELAENYLEEFALRGLVTMSRDGDSIKEIGFHDVLYEFYKTEAIIESVFQELRLTPDQILPSIQDPDTSRRLCIESSVLRDFLSRKQLNAEHVRSFLCFSTTERQIELSLHDVKIISQAFPLIRVLEIQSVKIFLPMYLNQLFHLRYIAISGDFAELPASFGKFWNLQFLIVNTSTPEPTLKIKANIWNLSRLRHLKTNIPAELLPPPNPTVEGSCLQILSKVAPESCNKVVLAKAGNLKKLSIQGRLGAFLETNKDGFSTFQGLGRLEKLKLMNDVPYMSEALHLPPELFRFLRKLKKLTLSNTRFKWNEADRLGQLECLEVLKLKEDAFTGKSWKPEKGGFKQLQVLWIQKADLECWEASRDHFPRLKKLVLNCAKLENVPVELSHFLQ; this is encoded by the exons atggcagaTGCAGTGGTGAATTTTCTGCTTGAGAACCTGTTGCAGCTAGTCACTAACAATGTGAAGCTGATTGCAGGTGTTGAGAAAGACTTTCAAAATCTGCTAGAAGAAGTTCGGCGCCTAAAAGCTTTCCTAGACGATGCTGCAAAATACCATAGCGATAGCAGTCTGTGGAAACAATTGGTCAGAGACATTCGAATTACAGTGCATAGAGCTGAGGATGTTATTGACAAATTCCTGGTTCAAGCGAAGCTGCACCAAGAGAAGAATAAAGTGAAAAGGTCTTTTGATGTATGCCATGTCAGAAAAGTTTGGGATCTTGCAAAGGATATTAAAACAATTCATCAGAATGTGAAGGAATTTCGTCAAAATAATCAAAAGGCTTTTCAGCCTAAACCAATGCTCGATCTACCACAAAGAGTTACACGGGAGCCTCAG GATACTTTGTTGGAGTATAAAGAAGTGGTTGGCTTTGATTACGAAGCGGAATATGTGATCAAACGACTTGTTGAAGGATCAAAGGATCTGGAATTTGTCCCTATTGTGGGTATGGCTGGAATTGGCAAAACTACATTGGCAAGAAAAGTTTGTAGTCATTCTcggatttcaaatattttttccaagAAAATTTGGGTTTATGTCGGCAGGTCATACGAACTAAAGGGTATGCTTTCTAAGATTCTCAAATCGTTCACGGAACGCATTGAAGAATTTCGCTATAAAGATGTGAACGAATTAGCTGAAGTAATATGTGAATTTATGGCTAAAGAAGGTGGTAGATATCTCATTGTCCTGGACGATGTGTGGGCTAAAGAACTTGTGGTTGTGGATTTGGTCAAAAGAATTCTCCAAGAAAACAACAAAGGTCATCGGATCATGATGACCACTCGCGACGAGTATGTGGCTAGCTATGCCAGTGAACATCCTCATCGTCTGAAATATCTATCCGATGAAGAAAGTTTTCAATTGCTGGAAAAGAGAGCTTTTGGTAATGAAAGATGTCCTGACGAGTTAGTAGAACTTGGAAAAAGTATTGCAACAAAATGTAGCGGATTACCACTTGCAGTAGAGTTAAGTGCCGGAGCCTTAAGATCTCGTCCGAACAAAAATTATTGGGAAAGAATCGAGAAAAATGTGGGGCTGTACCTTGTCATAGAGAATGACCCTACAAGTTGCTGGGAAATTGTGGAAACCAGTTACAACATTTTGCCCCAAGAAATGAAGGCGTGCTTCTTGTATTGCTTCGCCTTTCTTCAAGGTTATTCCATCCCTGCGCAGAAATTGATTCGCTTGTGGATCGCGGAGGGACTAATAAAGTCCAGTCCGACGTGTACCTTCGAGGAGCTAGCAGAAAATTACTTGGAGGAGTTTGCTCTTAGGGGTCTAGTCACAATGTCGAGGGATGGCGATTCAATAAAAGAAATTGGATTTCACGACGTGTTGTATGAGTTCTACAAGACGGAGGCGATAATAGAAAGTGTTTTCCAAGAACTACGTCTAACACCCGATCAGATTCTTCCTTCCATACAAGATCCAGATACTTCTCGTCGCTTGTGTATTGAATCATCTGTTCTGCGTGATTTTCTCTCCAGAAAACAATTAAATGCAGAACATGTTAGATCTTTCTTATGCTTTTCAACAACAGAAAGACAAATCGAGTTGTCTCTTCATGATGTTAAAATCATCTCCCAAGCATTTCCACTGATCAGGGTCTTGGAAATCCAATCTGTTAAAATTTTCCTCCCCATGTATCTTAACCAACTATTTCATTTGAGGTATATTGCTATCTCAGGTGATTTCGCGGAACTTCCTGCATCCTTTGGTAAGTTCTGGAATTTACAATTTCTCATAGTTAATACAAGTACACCAGAGCCCACTCTTAAAATAAAAGCAAATATATGGAACTTGTCACGGTTGAGGCATCTAAAGACCAACATCCCCGCAGAATTGCTGCCCCCTCCTAACCCAACGGTTGAAGGCTCTTGCCTACAAATTCTGTCTAAAGTTGCACCAGAAAGTTGCAATAAAGTTGTGCTGGCAAAGGCCGGAAATCTCAAAAAGTTGAGTATTCAAGGGCGACTGGGAGCTTTTCTTGAGACTAACAAGGACGGATTCAGCACTTTTCAAGGGTTAGGGCGCCTAGAAAAATTGAAACTGATGAATGATGTTCCTTACATGAGTGAAGCTCTTCACCTTCCTCCAGAATTATTCAGATTTTTGCGCAAACTGAAGAAATTAACTTTGTCAAATACAAGGTTTAAATGGAACGAGGCGGATAGACTGGGCCAGCTGGAATGCCTTGAGGTCTTGAAGTTGAAAGAAGATGCATTTACGGGGAAGTCCTGGAAACCAGAGAAAGGAGGTTTTAAACAACTCCAGGTCTTGTGGATTCAAAAGGCTGACCTCGAGTGTTGGGAGGCTTCAAGAGATCACTTCCCAAGACTTAAGAAACTTGTTCTTAATTGTGCTAAGCTTGAGAATGTGCCAGTTGAGTTATCTCATTTTCTCCAGTAA